The following proteins are encoded in a genomic region of Takifugu rubripes chromosome 21, fTakRub1.2, whole genome shotgun sequence:
- the LOC115247590 gene encoding uncharacterized protein: MLPVSVHTPWVTAKPMKDSEGRCFVHIGVGKRGVHVIRLINGTLYMRKNCTKEPLREMAGKIEKYKIPVQVMGNHTYCYAQEGQTQLGSLHADTCRIIYTPCEEVRDWQTLKQNMTQTYLPSCLNRTNNNSYACNDKILFYKFNKTTQLCPSGYNCTCTYSQGAPGQNGTYLINNGWWLCGHNAYAHLPANWSGLCAPVHLNDHTIIIYAANARTAPQLHSRRDLNIDFKPHDSVWGTDILQEFKHWTEGEKVALSLFAWVGVAKNILRLETVDYRLKVFTNLTKVALTGVKEELTVLRLCRIGCLISIDNT, from the coding sequence ATGCTACCGGTCTCTGTACACACCCCATGGGTAACCGCCAAACCAATGAAGGACTCGGAAGGGCGTTGTTTTGTTCACATAGGAGTGGGCAAAAGGGGAGTGCATGTGATTCGATTAATCAATGGAACACTGTACATGCGTAAAAATTGCACTAAAGAACCCCTGAGAGAAATGGCGGGAAAGATTGAAAAATACAAAATCCCCGTGCAGGTTATGGgtaatcacacatactgttatgcgcAAGAAGGTCAGACACAACTAGGATCTCTACATGCTGACACTTGCAGGATCATCTATACACCCTGTGAGGAAGTGAGAGATTGGCAAACTTTGAAACAAAATATGACGCAGACTTACCTACCATCCTGCCTAAATCGAACCAACAACAATTCTTATGCCTGTAATGACAAAATATTATTCTATAAGTTTAATAAGACTACACAATTGTGCCCAAGTGGCTATAATTGCACTTGCACTTATTCACAAGGTGCACCAGGACAGAATGGCACGTATTTGATCAACAACGGTTGGTGGCTTTGTGGACACAACGCGTATGCTCACCttccagcaaactggtcaggactGTGCGCTCCAGTCCACCTCAATGATCACACaatcataatttatgctgctaatgctagaacCGCACCACAGTTGcattccaggagagatttgaatatagatttcaaaccacatgactcagtgtggggcacagatatACTGCAAGAGTTTAAACActggacagagggagaaaaggttGCTCTCAGTCTGTTTGCTTGGGTAGGTGTGGCAAAGAACATTTTAAGATTAGAAACGGTTGATTATAGACTGAAagtgtttactaatttgacaaaggtTGCTCTTACAGGAGTTAAAGAAGAACTGACTGTGCTGAGACTATGCAGAATAGGATGCCTTATATCTATTGACAACACCTAG